The following proteins come from a genomic window of Nostoc sp. TCL26-01:
- a CDS encoding Glu/Leu/Phe/Val dehydrogenase — protein MVSTPTLPLEAATPAHICPFDQACSYLEAAAKELRLDQGILEILSHPRKVVTVSIPMKLDNGEVQVLAGHRVQHSDVLGPYKGGMRYHPAVTLREVSALAMLMTWKCALLGIPYGGAKGGIAIDPQKYSVGELERITRRYTSELIKDIGPAVDIPAPDMGTSAREMAWMMDTYSVNVGHAVPGVVTGKPLSIGGSRGREMATGRGVMIIVREALADVGKSLEGVRVVIQGFGNVGGAAAELLYKAGAKILAVSTGAGGIFAADGLDIPALKAYAAENRKSIVGFPQSVPISNAELLTLPCDVLIPAALENQITEENVHQVKAQVVAEAANGPVTLAANRVLEARGVTVLPDILANAGGVVVSYLEWVQGLSYLFWDEERVNREMEHLMVQAYHQVMQQSQVRQVPLRLAAYTLGVGRVAQALTDRGLYP, from the coding sequence ATGGTTTCAACGCCAACGCTACCTCTAGAAGCTGCTACTCCAGCACATATTTGTCCATTTGATCAAGCTTGTAGCTATTTAGAAGCTGCGGCTAAAGAATTAAGGTTAGATCAAGGTATCTTAGAAATTCTCAGCCACCCGCGCAAAGTGGTGACAGTTTCTATCCCTATGAAACTAGATAATGGTGAAGTGCAGGTACTTGCAGGACATCGGGTGCAACATTCTGATGTCTTAGGCCCTTACAAAGGTGGGATGCGTTACCATCCAGCTGTAACTCTGCGGGAAGTATCAGCTCTGGCTATGCTGATGACATGGAAATGTGCGCTGTTGGGAATTCCCTACGGTGGTGCTAAGGGGGGTATCGCTATTGATCCCCAAAAGTATAGTGTGGGTGAGTTAGAACGGATTACGCGGCGCTATACTAGTGAACTAATTAAAGATATCGGCCCGGCTGTAGACATCCCTGCACCAGACATGGGTACTTCTGCCCGTGAAATGGCTTGGATGATGGATACTTATTCTGTGAATGTTGGTCATGCTGTACCCGGAGTTGTTACTGGTAAACCACTTTCTATTGGTGGTTCACGGGGACGAGAAATGGCAACAGGACGCGGTGTAATGATTATTGTCAGAGAAGCACTGGCAGACGTGGGTAAATCCCTGGAGGGAGTGCGAGTTGTTATTCAAGGCTTTGGTAATGTCGGAGGTGCAGCAGCTGAATTGCTGTATAAAGCAGGAGCGAAAATCTTGGCTGTTTCTACAGGTGCAGGGGGGATATTTGCCGCAGATGGTCTGGATATTCCGGCATTAAAAGCCTATGCGGCTGAGAATCGTAAAAGTATCGTGGGTTTTCCCCAATCTGTACCCATTAGCAACGCAGAATTGTTGACTTTACCTTGTGATGTTTTGATTCCTGCGGCGTTGGAAAATCAAATCACCGAGGAAAATGTGCATCAGGTAAAGGCGCAAGTTGTGGCAGAGGCTGCTAACGGCCCTGTGACTTTGGCGGCAAATCGAGTCCTGGAAGCGCGGGGTGTGACTGTATTACCAGATATTTTAGCAAATGCTGGTGGTGTGGTGGTGAGTTATTTGGAATGGGTGCAAGGTCTTTCTTACCTATTTTGGGATGAGGAGCGTGTCAACCGCGAAATGGAACACTTGATGGTGCAAGCTTATCATCAAGTGATGCAACAGTCACAAGTCCGACAGGTTCCTTTGCGGTTGGCAGCTTACACTTTAGGTGTTGGGAGAGTTGCCCAAGCACTAACTGATAGGGGTCTTTATCCTTAG
- a CDS encoding phasin family protein, giving the protein MPGFGDIVQKAFYLGVGLASYAGEKAGGKLSELRSQVQKLADEMVAKGEMTTEEARRFVEDMMKQAQQPQTTAETSENSPASEPRRIEILEEDEEPTVKEPSTDNVDKLRQQVLDLQEELKRLQKD; this is encoded by the coding sequence ATGCCTGGTTTTGGAGATATTGTTCAAAAAGCTTTTTACCTCGGTGTCGGGTTAGCTTCTTACGCAGGTGAGAAAGCTGGAGGTAAATTATCAGAACTGCGATCGCAAGTCCAAAAGCTGGCAGACGAAATGGTGGCTAAAGGCGAAATGACCACAGAAGAAGCCCGTCGCTTTGTGGAAGACATGATGAAACAAGCCCAACAACCCCAAACGACGGCTGAAACTTCTGAGAATTCACCAGCTTCTGAACCTCGTCGCATCGAAATCTTAGAGGAAGACGAAGAACCAACGGTGAAAGAGCCATCAACTGACAATGTAGATAAATTGCGCCAGCAAGTGCTAGACCTGCAAGAAGAGTTGAAAAGGTTGCAAAAAGACTAG
- a CDS encoding Tn3 family transposase, which yields MARHSQGAVTSHMISYTNRRHISAAKIEAAIRDIINTYNRFSLPSCWGTGKKAAADGSKFEIYENNLHSEYHIRYGGYGGIAYHHVSDKYIALFTHFITCGVWEAVYILDGLLKNLSDIQPDTLHADTQGQSGPVFAISYLLGIKRYGDYVVNLHNIPQPLEAAINLPPEIFEM from the coding sequence ATGGCTCGTCATTCCCAAGGTGCAGTGACTTCTCACATGATTTCTTATACAAACCGTCGCCATATTAGTGCTGCCAAAATTGAAGCGGCAATTCGGGATATTATCAATACGTACAACCGTTTTAGTTTACCGTCTTGTTGGGGTACAGGGAAGAAGGCTGCTGCTGACGGAAGCAAGTTTGAGATATACGAGAATAATTTACACAGCGAGTATCACATCCGCTACGGTGGTTATGGTGGTATTGCTTATCACCATGTCTCTGATAAATATATTGCTTTGTTTACCCACTTTATCACCTGTGGTGTGTGGGAGGCTGTCTATATTTTGGATGGGTTGTTGAAAAATCTCTCAGATATTCAACCGGATACTTTGCACGCAGATACTCAAGGTCAATCTGGGCCTGTGTTTGCTATTTCCTACCTTCTTGGTATCAAAAGATACGGTGATTATGTGGTGAATTTACATAATATTCCCCAACCATTGGAAGCTGCTATTAATCTTCCACCAGAAATCTTTGAAATGTAG
- a CDS encoding DUF4158 domain-containing protein encodes MTLIDRTAYPKFKQFPSPKELAELYTPQSAEIKFAKSKTKSHEGFLSFMVMLKSFQRLGYFPHPELVPIAVTRHIRSCLKLQDWVKAVPSERQRYTYLQAIRDYLKVKQYDKTGQRLIAALVAEAAEVKDHPADLINVAIEELVKERYELPAFSTLDRLIRHIRSMVNNRLFALCSEGLSINEQIYLDQLLVVTDNEVDENATLNLLKSPPKSAKLSGIKLLQSKFDILMTFGDAKRLLQSIARTKVRHFASQARALDISEFQDINLPKRRTLLLCLLYEAQVKTRDYLVDMFIKRILKIQNNAKQRLQELRDKHLTETSELLATLGQVLKASTKAKETQDNAVFGEQVQSILDEHGGTELLLQKLDEIAAYNTNNHLPLMWRFYSANRKALFSLVRSLDILSTSADESVIKALKFVLDHEHKRAKYLPNEIDLDFISSNWRALVVEEIDGTEVLVRQQLEICIFSNLATEFKTGDACVVGSESYADFREQLLSHAECEPLIESYCRLLEFPANPDDFVKHLQDKLTIVADAVDKICAVDKQFTINKDGEPVLKRIPSLAQTHEVEELESKIRALMPERSILEILCNVEHWLNWTRHFGLFSGSEPKISEPAERYIFTTFSYGCNLGPKSDGSSFPRCSDFSHDFLYKPSPY; translated from the coding sequence ATGACCTTAATTGACCGGACTGCATATCCTAAATTCAAACAATTTCCCAGCCCGAAAGAGCTTGCAGAGCTTTATACCCCACAAAGCGCAGAAATCAAGTTTGCAAAGTCCAAAACTAAGAGCCACGAAGGATTTCTTAGTTTTATGGTCATGCTAAAATCCTTCCAACGACTTGGTTATTTTCCCCACCCCGAATTAGTACCGATTGCGGTTACCCGTCATATACGGTCGTGTTTAAAGTTACAAGATTGGGTAAAAGCAGTCCCATCTGAACGCCAACGCTACACTTATCTTCAGGCGATTCGGGATTACCTGAAAGTCAAACAGTATGATAAAACAGGTCAAAGATTAATAGCCGCATTAGTTGCAGAAGCTGCTGAGGTAAAAGACCATCCTGCTGATTTAATCAATGTAGCCATTGAAGAATTAGTTAAAGAACGATACGAGTTACCAGCATTTAGCACCCTTGACCGATTAATTCGCCACATTCGTTCAATGGTCAATAATCGCTTGTTTGCACTTTGTTCTGAGGGGCTTTCCATCAATGAGCAGATTTATTTAGACCAATTACTGGTGGTTACAGATAATGAGGTAGATGAAAATGCTACTCTTAATTTACTAAAATCGCCACCGAAAAGTGCCAAACTTAGTGGGATAAAACTCCTACAAAGTAAGTTTGATATTCTTATGACCTTTGGTGATGCCAAGCGACTGCTGCAAAGTATTGCCAGAACTAAAGTTAGACATTTTGCGTCCCAGGCTAGGGCTTTGGATATCTCAGAATTTCAAGATATCAATTTACCCAAACGTCGGACATTGCTGTTATGTCTATTGTACGAGGCACAGGTGAAAACCCGTGATTATCTTGTCGATATGTTCATTAAACGTATCCTCAAGATTCAAAATAATGCTAAACAGCGATTGCAGGAATTACGCGATAAACATTTAACTGAAACATCAGAGTTATTGGCTACCTTGGGGCAAGTATTAAAAGCATCGACAAAAGCCAAAGAAACTCAGGATAATGCTGTTTTTGGAGAACAGGTGCAATCAATTTTGGATGAACATGGTGGTACAGAATTGTTGCTGCAAAAGTTGGATGAGATTGCGGCGTATAACACCAACAACCATTTACCGTTGATGTGGCGGTTTTATTCTGCCAATCGGAAAGCACTTTTTAGTTTGGTACGTTCTTTAGATATTCTCTCTACTTCTGCTGATGAATCAGTAATTAAAGCATTAAAGTTCGTGTTAGACCATGAACACAAACGTGCTAAGTATTTACCTAATGAGATTGATTTAGATTTTATTAGTAGTAACTGGCGTGCGCTAGTTGTAGAAGAAATTGATGGCACTGAGGTTTTGGTTCGTCAGCAGTTAGAAATTTGCATCTTTTCAAACCTGGCGACTGAATTTAAAACAGGAGATGCTTGTGTTGTAGGTTCAGAAAGTTATGCCGATTTCCGCGAACAATTATTGAGTCATGCTGAATGTGAACCATTGATAGAGTCATACTGTCGCTTACTTGAATTTCCTGCTAACCCGGATGATTTTGTTAAACACCTACAGGATAAATTAACGATTGTCGCTGACGCTGTAGATAAGATTTGTGCGGTTGATAAACAATTCACTATCAATAAAGATGGAGAACCTGTACTTAAAAGAATTCCATCCCTAGCTCAAACGCATGAAGTGGAAGAATTAGAATCAAAAATTCGGGCTTTAATGCCGGAACGTAGTATCTTAGAAATCCTTTGTAATGTTGAGCATTGGTTGAACTGGACAAGGCATTTTGGTCTGTTTTCAGGAAGCGAACCCAAAATATCTGAGCCTGCTGAACGTTATATTTTTACTACGTTTAGCTATGGCTGTAATCTTGGCCCCAAATCAGATGGCTCGTCATTCCCAAGGTGCAGTGACTTCTCACATGATTTCTTATACAAACCGTCGCCATATTAG
- a CDS encoding tyrosine-type recombinase/integrase, translated as MKQTVTLATVVVEFLERPGLAFSTKETYSLTLGLLLQEYGSWPIEIISRQTLVEYLNTLTHLKYTTHNKHQAILQSLFNFAIEQGYIKSNPIRGIKQRPPSREKGEHRTDEIIRFLTPSQLEILYNAVADDPRLNAIVHLLHHTGCRIGELLALNLESVDLLNWKFQVLGKGNKQRWCFYNEATAIALNKYINYDRHKQSLALFTAQHPVTMKISRMSYRTLHDYWREITNKHSLLQGVRIHDLRHTFATERVGIISIEQLRALMGHESIQTTLRYQKVTSQKAEEAARLAFNLLTKVDKLD; from the coding sequence GTGAAACAGACAGTAACATTAGCCACTGTCGTAGTTGAATTTTTAGAACGTCCTGGGTTGGCATTCAGTACCAAGGAGACATATTCTCTGACCTTGGGATTGTTACTGCAAGAGTATGGAAGTTGGCCAATTGAAATTATCAGTCGTCAAACATTAGTCGAGTATTTAAATACCCTGACACATTTAAAATATACAACTCACAACAAGCATCAAGCGATACTACAAAGCCTATTTAACTTTGCCATAGAACAAGGATACATAAAATCCAACCCCATTCGGGGAATCAAACAGCGTCCACCTTCACGAGAAAAAGGTGAACATCGCACAGATGAAATTATACGGTTCTTAACTCCATCACAGTTAGAAATACTGTATAACGCTGTAGCCGATGACCCCCGCCTTAACGCGATTGTGCATTTATTACATCACACAGGATGTAGAATTGGTGAGCTTTTGGCACTAAATCTAGAATCGGTAGACCTCCTTAATTGGAAATTTCAAGTATTGGGAAAAGGAAATAAACAAAGGTGGTGTTTCTACAACGAAGCTACGGCGATAGCACTAAATAAATATATAAATTACGACCGACATAAACAATCACTCGCCTTATTTACAGCACAGCATCCAGTGACGATGAAAATCAGTAGAATGAGCTACCGAACACTGCATGATTACTGGCGAGAAATTACCAATAAACACTCACTCCTTCAAGGTGTTCGTATTCATGATTTACGACATACATTTGCCACAGAGCGCGTAGGCATAATTAGTATTGAACAACTGCGTGCATTGATGGGTCATGAAAGTATCCAAACAACTTTACGCTATCAAAAAGTTACATCACAAAAAGCAGAAGAAGCTGCACGTCTTGCCTTCAATCTGTTGACTAAAGTTGATAAATTAGACTGA
- a CDS encoding zinc ribbon domain-containing protein: MDTLKLPRPQESLADYIKRIRTSVGMTQFELAIAAGIHSRSIGKIERGLTTRLNHKTLRGLAGGLGIPQEYLEAVERGESVKPVSAVKFCPHCWTPGANPDPLWSQVRAKFCYLCGMQLQTSCAHCGELVVSLKYKFCPMCGKSYKQKSQNR, translated from the coding sequence ATGGATACTTTAAAACTGCCTCGACCCCAAGAATCCCTGGCTGACTATATCAAGCGCATTAGAACATCTGTTGGGATGACTCAGTTTGAGTTGGCTATTGCTGCGGGAATTCATTCTCGGTCTATTGGGAAGATTGAACGAGGATTAACCACCAGACTCAATCATAAAACGCTGCGTGGTCTTGCTGGTGGCTTAGGCATTCCCCAGGAATATCTGGAAGCTGTTGAAAGGGGTGAATCCGTTAAGCCTGTCAGTGCAGTTAAGTTTTGCCCGCATTGCTGGACTCCTGGGGCGAATCCCGATCCTCTCTGGAGTCAAGTTAGGGCTAAGTTTTGTTATCTGTGCGGTATGCAGTTGCAGACGAGTTGCGCTCACTGTGGTGAGTTAGTTGTGTCTTTGAAGTATAAATTTTGTCCGATGTGCGGCAAGTCTTATAAACAGAAGAGTCAAAATCGCTGA